Proteins encoded in a region of the Phocoena phocoena chromosome X, mPhoPho1.1, whole genome shotgun sequence genome:
- the RAI2 gene encoding retinoic acid-induced protein 2 isoform X1: protein MDDLQSQNLSMDMTDSSPALANNRLENGMAQLITTEAWNINSTDLVKKALVTVPAPSILNPPAESQSGMALKVAATVLQPLCLGESPVVMPIHMQVEGSPAPELNPNGNATYVMTTQGPVQLPVVLEQHVFQHLNSPLVLPQEAPCSSSAIHSNLFQGAEDPEAQPQLLDLRIPSQPQEPTLPFEAVLQNLFPSQGALGPPPCQPPPGYAPVPPQPFNSPLSPLVPPATLLVPYPVIVPLPVPVPIPIPIPVPQSSESKFSPSFRKPPSSFGLHPFKGTQTPLQKEELKPFDLLPPREYFQLGRHTVIKMGSENEALDLSMKSVPWLKAGEVSPPMCQEDAALDLSLAAHRKSEPPPETLYDSSGSADSPGHTVMEKLPSGTEVPFAPTTPHEASAVMDSHMGSSVAAEPPSQPSGEVKAENNIEIVSESQAAKVIVSVEDTVPTIFCGKIKGLSGVSTKNFSFKREDSMLQGYDINSPGEESMGNAEPLRKPVKNRSIKLKKVNSQEIHVLPIKKQRLATFFPRK from the coding sequence ATGGACGATCTGCAGTCCCAGAACCTCTCCATGGACATGACCGACTCCTCCCCTGCCTTGGCCAATAACAGACTGGAGAACGGCATGGCCCAGCTGATCACCACTGAGGCCTGGAACATCAACTCCACTGACCTGGTAAAGAAGGCCCTGGTGACCGTGCCGGCCCCGTCCATTCTGAACCCCCCGGCTGAGTCCCAGAGCGGCATGGCTCTGAAGGTAGCGGCCACCGTGCTTCAGCCCCTGTGCCTCGGGGAGAGCCCGGTGGTGATGCCCATTCACATGCAGGTGGAGGGCAGCCCCGCGCCTGAGCTCAACCCTAACGGCAACGCCACTTACGTCATGACCACACAGGGCCCCGTGCAGCTGCCGGTGGTGCTGGAGCAGCACGTCTTCCAGCACCTCAACTCCCCTCTGGTCCTGCCACAGGAGGCCCCGTGCTCCTCCAGCGCCATCCACAGCAACCTCTTCCAGGGAGCCGAGGACCCCGaggcccagccccagctcctggaCCTCAGGATCCCCAGCCAGCCGCAGGAGCCCACGTTGCCCTTCGAAGCCGTGCTCCAGAATTTGTTTCCTTCGCAGGGCGCTCTCGGCCCTCCACCCTGTCAGCCTCCGCCGGGATACGCCCCTGTGCCCCCCCAGCCGTTTAACTCCCCCTTGTCCCCCCTGGTCCCGCCAGCCACCCTCTTGGTTCCCTACCCTGTGATCGTCCCCTTGCCTGTGCCGGTCCCCATTCCCATCCCCATCCCGGTGCCTCAGAGTTCTGAATCCAAGTTCAGCCCCAGCTTCCGAAAGCCGCCATCTTCCTTCGGCCTACACCCGTTTAAAGGCACCCAGACCCCTCTCCAGAAGGAGGAACTGAAGCCCTTCGACCTCCTCCCACCGAGGGAGTACTTCCAGCTCGGCCGCCACACCGTCATCAAGATGGGGAGTGAGAACGAGGCCCTGGATCTCTCCATGAAGTCGGTGCCCTGGCTCAAGGCTGGCGAAGTCAGTCCCCCGATGTGCCAGGAAGATGCAGCCCTAGACCTGTCACTGGCAGCTCACCGGAAATCTGAGCCCCCCCCTGAGACATTGTACGACAGCAGCGGGTCAGCGGACAGCCCAGGTCACACTGTGATGGAGAAACTTCCCAGTGGCACGGAAGTGCCCTTTGCCCCCACCACGCCCCACGAGGCCTCAGCCGTGATGGATAGTCACATGGGCAGCAGCGTTGCTGCCGAGCCGCCCAGCCAGCCCAGCGGTGAGGTCAAGGCTGAAAATAACATTGAGATTGTGAGCGAGTCCCAGGCGGCCAAGGTGATCGTCTCCGTGGAAGACACTGTGCCTACCATCTTCTGTGGCAAGATCAAAGGCCTCTCGGGGGTGTCCACCAAAAACTTCTCCTTCAAACGAGAAGACTCCATGCTTCAGGGCTATGACATCAACAGCCCAGGAGAAGAGTCCATGGGAAACGCGGAGCCCCTTAGGAAACCCGTCAAAAACCGGAGCATAAAGTTAAAGAAAGTGAACTCCCAGGAAATACACGTGCTCCCAATCAAAAAACAACGGCTGGCCACCTTTTTTCCAAGGAAGTAA
- the RAI2 gene encoding retinoic acid-induced protein 2 isoform X2 produces the protein MDDLQSQNLSMDMTDSSPALANNRLENGMAQLITTEAWNINSTDLVEGSPAPELNPNGNATYVMTTQGPVQLPVVLEQHVFQHLNSPLVLPQEAPCSSSAIHSNLFQGAEDPEAQPQLLDLRIPSQPQEPTLPFEAVLQNLFPSQGALGPPPCQPPPGYAPVPPQPFNSPLSPLVPPATLLVPYPVIVPLPVPVPIPIPIPVPQSSESKFSPSFRKPPSSFGLHPFKGTQTPLQKEELKPFDLLPPREYFQLGRHTVIKMGSENEALDLSMKSVPWLKAGEVSPPMCQEDAALDLSLAAHRKSEPPPETLYDSSGSADSPGHTVMEKLPSGTEVPFAPTTPHEASAVMDSHMGSSVAAEPPSQPSGEVKAENNIEIVSESQAAKVIVSVEDTVPTIFCGKIKGLSGVSTKNFSFKREDSMLQGYDINSPGEESMGNAEPLRKPVKNRSIKLKKVNSQEIHVLPIKKQRLATFFPRK, from the exons ATGGACGATCTGCAGTCCCAGAACCTCTCCATGGACATGACCGACTCCTCCCCTGCCTTGGCCAATAACAGACTGGAGAACGGCATGGCCCAGCTGATCACCACTGAGGCCTGGAACATCAACTCCACTGACCTG GTGGAGGGCAGCCCCGCGCCTGAGCTCAACCCTAACGGCAACGCCACTTACGTCATGACCACACAGGGCCCCGTGCAGCTGCCGGTGGTGCTGGAGCAGCACGTCTTCCAGCACCTCAACTCCCCTCTGGTCCTGCCACAGGAGGCCCCGTGCTCCTCCAGCGCCATCCACAGCAACCTCTTCCAGGGAGCCGAGGACCCCGaggcccagccccagctcctggaCCTCAGGATCCCCAGCCAGCCGCAGGAGCCCACGTTGCCCTTCGAAGCCGTGCTCCAGAATTTGTTTCCTTCGCAGGGCGCTCTCGGCCCTCCACCCTGTCAGCCTCCGCCGGGATACGCCCCTGTGCCCCCCCAGCCGTTTAACTCCCCCTTGTCCCCCCTGGTCCCGCCAGCCACCCTCTTGGTTCCCTACCCTGTGATCGTCCCCTTGCCTGTGCCGGTCCCCATTCCCATCCCCATCCCGGTGCCTCAGAGTTCTGAATCCAAGTTCAGCCCCAGCTTCCGAAAGCCGCCATCTTCCTTCGGCCTACACCCGTTTAAAGGCACCCAGACCCCTCTCCAGAAGGAGGAACTGAAGCCCTTCGACCTCCTCCCACCGAGGGAGTACTTCCAGCTCGGCCGCCACACCGTCATCAAGATGGGGAGTGAGAACGAGGCCCTGGATCTCTCCATGAAGTCGGTGCCCTGGCTCAAGGCTGGCGAAGTCAGTCCCCCGATGTGCCAGGAAGATGCAGCCCTAGACCTGTCACTGGCAGCTCACCGGAAATCTGAGCCCCCCCCTGAGACATTGTACGACAGCAGCGGGTCAGCGGACAGCCCAGGTCACACTGTGATGGAGAAACTTCCCAGTGGCACGGAAGTGCCCTTTGCCCCCACCACGCCCCACGAGGCCTCAGCCGTGATGGATAGTCACATGGGCAGCAGCGTTGCTGCCGAGCCGCCCAGCCAGCCCAGCGGTGAGGTCAAGGCTGAAAATAACATTGAGATTGTGAGCGAGTCCCAGGCGGCCAAGGTGATCGTCTCCGTGGAAGACACTGTGCCTACCATCTTCTGTGGCAAGATCAAAGGCCTCTCGGGGGTGTCCACCAAAAACTTCTCCTTCAAACGAGAAGACTCCATGCTTCAGGGCTATGACATCAACAGCCCAGGAGAAGAGTCCATGGGAAACGCGGAGCCCCTTAGGAAACCCGTCAAAAACCGGAGCATAAAGTTAAAGAAAGTGAACTCCCAGGAAATACACGTGCTCCCAATCAAAAAACAACGGCTGGCCACCTTTTTTCCAAGGAAGTAA